One window of the Candidatus Binatus sp. genome contains the following:
- a CDS encoding enoyl-ACP reductase, producing the protein MGIVQGKRALVVGVANDKSLAWQIAQTLAKEGAEVALTYQGEVLEKRVRPLAAQIDATVIGELDVTNDAQIESVFAALKEKWGGLDLLVHAVAFAERENLRDRFLTVSRENFARSMEISAYSLVALARAAEPLMEACGGGSIITLTYLGAVRAIPNYNMMGVAKAALEACVRYLSIDLGAKNIRVNALSAGPARTLSSSAIRDFHTMTHQVEERSPLRRGMKPEEVGTMAAAVLSDFSSGVTGQTIYVDVGFNIMGF; encoded by the coding sequence ATGGGAATAGTTCAGGGCAAGCGGGCGCTGGTGGTCGGCGTCGCCAACGACAAAAGTCTCGCGTGGCAAATCGCGCAAACGCTCGCGAAGGAAGGCGCCGAAGTCGCGCTCACCTATCAGGGCGAAGTGCTCGAGAAGCGCGTGCGTCCGCTCGCGGCGCAAATCGACGCGACCGTGATCGGCGAGCTTGACGTCACCAATGACGCGCAGATCGAATCGGTGTTCGCCGCGCTGAAGGAAAAGTGGGGCGGCCTCGATCTGCTGGTGCATGCGGTGGCGTTCGCCGAGCGCGAGAACCTGCGCGATCGCTTCCTCACCGTCAGCCGCGAGAACTTCGCCCGCTCGATGGAAATCAGCGCCTACTCGCTGGTCGCGCTGGCGCGTGCGGCCGAGCCGCTGATGGAAGCGTGCGGCGGCGGTTCGATCATCACGCTGACCTATCTCGGCGCGGTCCGCGCGATTCCCAATTACAACATGATGGGTGTCGCGAAGGCGGCTCTGGAAGCCTGCGTGCGCTATCTTTCGATCGATCTGGGCGCGAAGAATATCCGCGTCAATGCGCTCAGCGCCGGCCCCGCGCGGACGCTCTCATCGTCGGCCATCCGCGATTTTCACACCATGACGCATCAGGTCGAAGAGCGCTCGCCGCTGCGGCGCGGCATGAAGCCCGAGGAAGTCGGCACGATGGCGGCGGCGGTGCTGAGCGATTTTTCCAGCGGCGTCACCGGCCAGACGATTTACGTGGACGTCGGCTTCAATATCATGGGATTCTAG
- a CDS encoding CopD family protein has protein sequence MGARGFITALHIFGVIYWLGGLLMIASLLARVPEEVGLTKERLLGAARSLFEIGTNVGAAITIALGILLVLMEPSVLRQGWLHLKLLMVAVLLFYHVRFYRRIMFLEDNPSQATHREFSIIHGAVSLLLIAILLLTVLKPF, from the coding sequence ATGGGGGCACGCGGCTTCATAACCGCATTGCACATTTTCGGCGTTATTTACTGGCTCGGCGGCCTGTTGATGATCGCGAGCCTGCTCGCGCGGGTGCCCGAGGAAGTCGGCCTGACGAAGGAACGGTTGCTGGGCGCCGCGCGCAGCCTGTTCGAGATCGGCACCAATGTTGGCGCCGCGATCACGATCGCGCTGGGCATCCTGTTGGTGCTGATGGAGCCGTCGGTGCTGCGGCAGGGATGGCTGCATCTGAAGCTGTTGATGGTCGCGGTGTTGCTCTTTTATCACGTGCGCTTTTATCGCCGGATCATGTTTCTCGAAGACAATCCAAGTCAGGCGACGCATCGCGAGTTCAGCATCATCCACGGCGCAGTCAGCCTGTTGCTGATCGCGATTCTGCTGCTGACGGTGCTGAAGCCGTTCTAG
- a CDS encoding MBL fold metallo-hydrolase encodes MGLNHGSSNGAPVTVTLLGTGDAFASCGRSQAGYLIDAPAGCVLLEAGPGLLAALKKNSFPTDSFDLLLISHLHGDHYGGLPFLILEYMFEAKRKRVLTIAGPRQLEERTWRLMRTMFPHFDLDQIKHKLKFVVLEPGTTTRLGKFSVSAIRSPHTKPDISLSLRVDGGGKSIVFSGDTGWNDHLVKLSEGADLFLCECTYYESAQLTFHLNYPLLAANRDKFKVRRMVLTHLGREVLNRENEVAIEMGFDGMKIEI; translated from the coding sequence ATGGGTCTGAACCACGGCTCTTCGAATGGCGCGCCCGTCACAGTGACACTGTTGGGCACGGGCGACGCTTTTGCGAGTTGCGGACGCTCGCAGGCCGGCTATCTGATCGATGCGCCGGCGGGGTGCGTCCTGCTCGAAGCCGGGCCCGGCCTCCTCGCCGCACTCAAGAAAAATAGCTTCCCGACCGACAGCTTCGATCTCCTTCTCATCAGCCACCTGCACGGCGATCATTACGGCGGCCTTCCCTTTCTTATCCTCGAATATATGTTTGAGGCCAAACGCAAGCGCGTGCTCACTATCGCGGGGCCACGGCAACTCGAGGAGCGCACCTGGCGCCTGATGCGCACGATGTTCCCGCATTTCGACCTCGACCAGATCAAGCATAAGCTCAAATTCGTCGTGCTTGAACCCGGCACGACCACGCGCCTCGGCAAGTTCAGCGTCTCCGCGATTCGAAGTCCGCACACCAAGCCCGATATTTCATTGTCGTTGCGCGTCGATGGCGGCGGCAAGTCGATCGTTTTCTCCGGCGACACCGGCTGGAACGATCACCTGGTCAAGCTCAGCGAGGGCGCCGATCTGTTCCTCTGCGAATGCACCTATTACGAAAGCGCACAGTTGACCTTTCATCTCAACTATCCGCTACTCGCCGCCAACCGTGATAAGTTCAAGGTTCGCCGGATGGTGCTGACGCATCTTGGGCGCGAAGTCCTGAATCGCGAAAATGAAGTCGCGATCGAGATGGGCTTCGACGGGATGAAGATCGAAATCTGA
- a CDS encoding nuclear transport factor 2 family protein, which yields MAASSNASVAETLNSFFRSVESLQLESVAPFFEEDAQMFSPLGAFPARLDGRAAIMAQFKAIADFVRQAPEPLKIEPRDLNIREHGDVALITFHLQPNAGPLHRRTFMMRRGASGWRIAHIHASIASTTM from the coding sequence ATGGCCGCGTCGTCCAATGCCAGTGTTGCGGAAACGCTGAACAGTTTTTTTCGATCGGTCGAGTCGTTGCAGCTCGAGAGCGTCGCGCCGTTCTTCGAGGAGGACGCGCAGATGTTCTCGCCACTCGGAGCCTTTCCCGCAAGACTCGACGGCCGCGCCGCCATCATGGCCCAGTTCAAAGCGATCGCCGACTTCGTAAGGCAGGCGCCTGAGCCGCTCAAGATCGAGCCGCGCGATTTGAACATCCGCGAGCACGGCGATGTCGCGCTGATCACGTTTCATTTGCAGCCCAATGCGGGACCGCTCCATCGCCGCACTTTCATGATGCGCCGCGGCGCGTCTGGTTGGCGCATCGCGCACATCCACGCGTCGATCGCCAGCACCACGATGTAA
- a CDS encoding LLM class flavin-dependent oxidoreductase: protein MKQVKIGVGFGLWRLGMPSTDMIVRVAEHAEEWGLDSFWLSDHLLAPSPELDVVATLSLLASRTTRMKLGPSVLLLNLRHPLLVAKSFASLDYLSHGRMVMAVGTGANLADYAACGIPLESRGKRLDEGIEVLRTVWREPNASYHGKFFNFDNVTIDPRPTPRTNNDFGTMDIWVGGKSDAALKRAARLADGLFASFQTPEEFGASMAKVRDYAAGYGRANAHIESGLILLCRIAATREKALEEMRPMLSAMGRGAEQFLERSVYGSAEDIFARLSEYVAQGLDKFVLWPIAEPAAWPQQIELVGREIASHYNARAA, encoded by the coding sequence ATGAAACAAGTTAAAATCGGTGTCGGATTCGGACTCTGGCGTCTCGGGATGCCCTCCACGGACATGATTGTACGCGTCGCCGAGCACGCTGAAGAGTGGGGGCTCGATTCGTTCTGGCTCTCGGATCACCTGCTCGCGCCCTCGCCGGAACTCGACGTGGTCGCCACGCTCTCGCTGCTCGCCTCGCGCACGACGCGGATGAAACTCGGGCCGAGCGTGCTGCTGCTCAACTTGCGGCATCCGCTGCTGGTCGCGAAATCGTTCGCGTCGCTCGATTATCTGTCGCACGGCCGGATGGTGATGGCGGTCGGCACCGGCGCCAACCTCGCCGACTACGCGGCCTGCGGAATTCCGCTCGAATCGCGCGGCAAGCGCCTCGACGAAGGAATCGAGGTGCTACGCACCGTGTGGCGCGAACCGAACGCGAGCTATCACGGCAAGTTTTTCAACTTCGACAACGTGACGATCGATCCGCGGCCAACGCCGCGCACCAACAATGATTTCGGCACGATGGATATCTGGGTCGGCGGCAAATCGGATGCGGCGCTGAAGCGCGCGGCGCGGCTGGCCGATGGATTATTCGCGTCGTTCCAGACGCCAGAGGAATTCGGCGCGAGCATGGCGAAGGTTCGCGATTATGCAGCCGGCTACGGCCGCGCGAATGCGCATATCGAGTCGGGACTGATCCTGCTCTGCCGAATCGCGGCGACGCGCGAGAAAGCGCTCGAAGAGATGCGCCCGATGCTCTCCGCGATGGGCCGCGGGGCGGAGCAATTCCTCGAGCGATCGGTTTACGGCTCGGCGGAAGATATCTTCGCGCGGCTCAGCGAATACGTCGCCCAGGGGCTCGACAAGTTCGTGCTGTGGCCGATCGCGGAGCCGGCGGCGTGGCCGCAGCAAATCGAGCTGGTGGGACGCGAGATCGCATCGCATTACAACGCCCGTGCGGCTTGA
- the gloB gene encoding hydroxyacylglutathione hydrolase, with the protein MAIVTVPQLSDNYAYLVIDDASMECAVVDCAEADKVIAAAKAHGLKLSAVLTTHWHGDHCGGNQDIASKVAGIKVFGASAEGGKIPALTNPVKDGDTVKIGALEGRVIGIPAHTNGHVAYYFPALGAVFTGDTMFIGGCGRVFEGKAATMVESLGKLTSLPDSTEVYCGHEYTEKNLRFALTLEPGNQALRARHEWSLKTRAANKFTVPSTIGDEKKTNPFLRTSSPELRTNLKKRDPSIPDDPVAIFAKARELKDNF; encoded by the coding sequence ATGGCAATAGTCACAGTCCCGCAGCTCTCCGACAATTACGCGTACCTGGTGATTGACGATGCCAGTATGGAATGCGCGGTGGTCGATTGCGCCGAGGCCGACAAGGTGATCGCGGCCGCCAAAGCGCACGGCCTCAAGCTGAGCGCGGTGCTGACGACGCATTGGCACGGCGATCATTGCGGCGGCAATCAGGACATCGCGTCGAAAGTCGCGGGCATCAAGGTGTTCGGCGCAAGCGCCGAGGGCGGCAAAATCCCGGCGCTGACCAATCCCGTCAAAGATGGCGACACGGTGAAAATCGGCGCGCTCGAAGGACGCGTGATCGGCATCCCGGCGCACACCAACGGACACGTCGCGTACTACTTCCCCGCACTCGGCGCGGTCTTCACTGGCGATACGATGTTCATCGGCGGATGCGGCCGCGTGTTCGAAGGCAAGGCCGCGACGATGGTCGAATCGCTCGGCAAGCTCACCAGCCTGCCCGACTCGACCGAAGTATATTGCGGCCACGAGTACACGGAAAAAAATCTGCGCTTCGCGCTGACGCTCGAACCCGGCAATCAGGCATTGCGGGCGCGTCACGAATGGAGCCTCAAGACTCGGGCGGCGAACAAATTCACCGTGCCGTCGACTATCGGCGATGAAAAAAAGACCAATCCGTTTCTCAGGACCTCGAGTCCCGAGTTGCGCACCAACTTGAAAAAACGCGACCCCTCGATTCCTGACGATCCGGTCGCGATCTTTGCCAAGGCCCGCGAACTAAAAGACAACTTCTAA